From the Lathyrus oleraceus cultivar Zhongwan6 chromosome 4, CAAS_Psat_ZW6_1.0, whole genome shotgun sequence genome, one window contains:
- the LOC127074977 gene encoding receptor-like cytosolic serine/threonine-protein kinase RBK1, translated as MERLERRSKKDQEKKEKRTRNFVELITGNNNIHNGFKKESVVITNDNSNYNDISIGSPVPSPRCVFEVPISDSDSTGSENYNSSQRTQQGGKLSPSGGGDGHQWRNMIDALRFKSVRRFSTIPLLAASYEISRRSLRNKLARARGNDDENDFDGSIDLEGITKPSWRNFSFEDLAAATDNFNPENMIGKGGHAEVYKARLPDGQVVAVKRLMRNEKEAGDKAGDFLSELGIIAHINHPNATKLIGFGIDRGLYFVLQFASHGSLSSMLFGSEGLEWNRRFKVAVGVAKGLQYLHQDCPRRIIHRDIKASNILLNHNDEAEISDFGLAKWLPDKWAHHVVFPIEGTFGYLAPEYFMHGLVDEKTDVFAFGVLLLELLTGRRAVDSNSRQSLVIWAKPLLDAKQVKEIADPRLEDQYDPVEMEIAMATASMCIHHMSSKRPYMSQVVLLLKGEEVAMDFTQKSIASRSLLLDACDLEDYTCSNYLNDINRHKQLIME; from the exons ATGGAGAGATTAGAGAGAAGGAGCAAGAAGGAtcaagaaaagaaagagaagagAACAAGAAACTTTGTCGAATTAATAACCGGTAACAATAACATCCACAACGGCTTTAAGAAAGAGAGTGTTGTTATTACAAATGACAATAGTAACTACAATGATATATCAATAGGGTCACCAGTACCTTCACCAAGATGTGTATTTGAGGTACCCATATCGGATTCAGACAGCACGGGAAGCGAAAACTACAACAGTTCGCAACGGACGCAACAGGGAGGAAAGTTATCACCAAGTGGAGGAGGAGATGGACATCAATGGAGGAATATGATTGATGCATTGAGGTTTAAGTCTGTGAGGAGATTTTCTACCATTCCTTTGCTTGCTGCTAGCTATGAAATTTCTAGGAGAAGTTTGAGGAATAAATTGGCTCGTGCAAGAGGTAATGACGATGAAAATGATTTTGATGGTTCTATCGATCTTGAAGGAATTACCAAGCCTTCTTGGAGAAATTTTAGTTTTGAAGATCTTGCTGCTGCAACCGATAATTTCAATCCCG AGAACATGATTGGAAAAGGTGGTCATGCAGAAGTGTACAAAGCAAGGTTACCTGATGGACAAGTTGTAGCAGTAAAGAGACTAATGAGGAATGAAAAAGAAGCTGGAGATAAAGCTGGTGATTTCTTATCAGAGCTTGGGATTATTGCTCACATTAACCATCCAAATGCAACAAAACTCATTGGTTTCGGAATCGATCGCGGACTCTACTTTGTTCTACAGTTTGCTTCACATGGAAGCCTTTCTTCTATGCTCTTTG GTTCTGAAGGTTTGGAATGGAATAGAAGGTTCAAGGTAGCAGTTGGTGTGGCCAAAGGTTTGCAGTATCTTCATCAAGATTGTCCGAGAAGAATCATTCATAGAGATATCAAAGCCTCAAACATATTACTCAACCATAATGATGAAGCTGAG ATTTCAGACTTTGGATTGGCGAAATGGCTTCCAGATAAATGGGCTCACCATGTTGTTTTTCCAATAGAAGGCACATTCGG GTATTTAGCTCCAGAATATTTCATGCATGGACTTGTGGATGAGAAGACTGATGTTTTTGCATTTGGGGTATTGTTACTCGAGCTCCTGACGGGTCGCCGTGCAGTTGATTCCAATAGCAGGCAAAGTCTTGTAATCTGG GCTAAACCATTATTGGATGCAAAGCAAGTGAAAGAAATAGCAGATCCAAGATTAGAAGACCAATATGATCCAGTTGAAATGGAGATTGCCATGGCAACAGCTTCCATGTGTATCCACCACATGTCCTCTAAAAGGCCATACATGAGTCAG GTTGTGCTACTACTGAAGGGAGAAGAGGTGGCTATGGACTTCACTCAAAAATCAATAGCATCAAGGTCACTCTTGTTAGATGCTTGTGATTTAGAAGACTATACTTGTTCAAATTACTTGAATGATATCAATCGGCACAAGCAATTAATCATGgagtga